A single Augochlora pura isolate Apur16 chromosome 2, APUR_v2.2.1, whole genome shotgun sequence DNA region contains:
- the Ap-2alpha gene encoding adaptor protein complex 2, subunit alpha, producing the protein MPAVRGDGMRGLAVFISDIRNCKSKEAEIKRINKELANIRSKFKGDKPLDGYQKKKYVCKLLFIFLLGHDIDFGHMEAVNLLSSNKYSEKQIGYLFISVLVNTNSDLIKLIIQSIKNDLASRNPVHVNLALQCIANIGSKEMAEAFGNEIPKLLVSGDTMDVVKQSAALCLLRLLRTAPDVVPGGEWTSRIVHLLNDQHLGVVTAAASLIDALVKRNPDEYKGCVSLAVSRLSRIVTSSYTDLQDYTYYFVPAPWLSIKLLRLLQNYTPPAEDPGVRGRLNECLETILNKAQEPPKSKKVQHSNAKNAVLFEAISLIIHNDSELSLSVRACNQLGQFLSNRETNLRYLALESMCHLARSELSHEAVKKHQEVVILSMKMEKDVSVRQQAVDLLYALCDKSNAEEIVQEMLNYLETADYSIREEMVLKVAILAEKYATDYTWYVDVILNLIRIAGDYVSEEVWYRVIQIVINRDDVQGYAAKTVFEALQAPACHANMVKVGGYILGEFGNLIAGDQRSSPAVQFQLLHSKYHLCSSMTRALLLSSYIKFINLFPEMRSQIQDVFRQHNNLRSADAELQQRASEYLQLSIIASSEVLATVLEEMPAFPERESSILAVLKKKKPGRVPENEIRESKSPAPNTNHHAEAPAATAGTVNNTSADLLGLSTPPSSQPASNTGVLLDVLGDIYNMSNKVGATNGAQNTYNPKKFVCKNNGVLFESDLIQIGVKSEFRQNLGRVGLFYGNKTQYALHSFQTQLSWTEENQAKLAVQVKPVDPVLEAGAQIQQMINAECIDDYSDAPSMLISFIYNNVPQKITMKLPLTINKFFEPTEMNGESFFARWKNLGGANQQRSQKIFKAQQPIDLAQVRTKLQGFGMQLLDGIDPNPDNFVCAGIVHMRAQQVGCLLRLEPNKQAQMFRLTVRSSKESMSVEICDLLVDQF; encoded by the exons ATGCCGGCTGTGAGAGGAGAtggaatgcgtggactggctGTGTTCATTTCTGATATCAGGAATT GTAAAAGTAAGGAAGCAGAAATCAAGAGAATAAACAAAGAATTGGCAAACATTCGGAGTAAATTTAAAGGAGATAAGCCATTAGATGGTTATCAGAAGAAGAAATATGTTTGCAAactcctttttatttttcttcttggtCATGATATTGATTTTGGCCATATGGAGGCTGTCAATTTACTTTCATCCAATAAGTACTCAGAAAAACAAATT GGGTACCTTTTCATATCAGTTTTAGTAAATACTAATAGTGATCTCATTAAGTTGATAATTCAGAGTATAAAGAATGATCTTGCATCCCGTAATCCAGTTCATGTTAATCTTGCTCTTCAATGCATTGCCAATATTGGCAGTAAGGAAATGGCTGAAGCTTTTGGCAATGAGATACCAAAATTACTTGTATCTGG AGATACTATGGACGTAGTAAAACAAAGCGCAGCATTATGTTTGTTAAGATTATTGCGTACAGCACCGGATGTTGTTCCTGGAGGAGAATGGACTTCGCGTATAGTTCATTTATTGAACGACCAACATCTTGGTGTTGTTACCGCAGCAGCATCTCTGATTGATGCtcttgtaaaaagaaatccaGACGAATACAAGGGATGCGTTAGCTTGGCAGTCTCAAGATTGAGCAGG ATTGTGACATCAAGCTACACAGACCTACAggattatacatattattttgtgCCAGCACCATGGTTGTCCATTAAATTACTGCGATTATTGCAGAATTACACTCCACCTG CCGAGGATCCAGGTGTGAGAGGCAGATTAAACGAGTGTCTAGAAACTATATTGAATAAAGCGCAGGAACCACCGAAATCAAAGAAAGTACAGCACTCGAATGCAAAGAACGCGGTGTTATTCGAGGCGATtagtttaattatacataacgACAGTGAACTGTCTTTATCAGTCAGGGCGTGCAACCAACTCGgccaatttctttcaaatcgTGAGACTAATCTTCGCTATCTGGCTCTGGAGTCCATGTGTCATCTGGCCAGATCCGAGCTTTCGCATGAAGCTGTGAAGAAGCACCAAGAGGTCGTTATCCTTTCTATGAAAATGGAGAAGGACGTGTCCGTTAGGCAACAAGCTGTTGACCTTCTGTACGCCTTGTGTGACAAGAGTAACGCGGAGGAGATAGTACAAGAGATGTTAAACTATCTTGAAACGGCCGACTATTCGATTAGAGAAGAGATGGTGCTAAAGGTTGCAATTTTGGCTGAGAAATACGCTACCGATTATACTTGGTACGTTGACGTGATATTGAATCTCATTAGGATAGCTGGTGACTACGTATCGGAGGAAGTATGGTACAGAGTCATCCAGATAGTCATTAACAGAGACGACGTGCAAGGATATGCGGCAAAAACTGTGTTCGAG GCGTTGCAGGCGCCAGCTTGTCACGCAAATATGGTCAAAGTTGGTGGTTATATACTTGGCGAATTTGGAAATCTCATTGCTGGCGACCAGCGTTCGTCTCCAGCTGTACAATTTCAGTTACTACATTccaaa taTCATTTATGCTCCTCAATGACTCGAGCATTGTTATTGTCGTcgtatatcaaatttattaatttgttcccTGAAATGAGAAGTCAGATACAAGATGTGTTTCGACAACACAACAATTTGCGCAGTGCGGATGCGGAACTGCAACAGAGGGCTTCGGAGTACCTGCAACTAAGTATTATTGCATCGAGCGAGGTTTTA GCTACCGTTTTGGAAGAAATGCCTGCATTTCCAGAGAGAGAATCTTCCATTCTCGCGGTgttgaagaagaaaaaaccTGGCCGAGTGCCTGAAAACGAAATTAGGGAAAGTAAAAGTCCTGCGCCGAATACCAATCATCACGCAGAAGCGCCCGCAGCGACTGCAGGAACTGTTAATAACACATCAGCAGATTTGTTAGGTCTTTCCACTCCGCCATCTTCTCAGCCAGCTAGCAATACAGGTGTACTCCTGGATGTGCTGGGTGACATTTATAACATGTCAAACAAAGTCGGTGCTACGAACGGTGCCCAAAACACGTACAATCCTAAAAA GTTTGTTTGTAAAAACAATGGTGTGCTATTCGAAAGCGATCTAATTCAGATCGGAGTAAAATCGGAATTTAGACAAAACTTGGGACGCGTCGGCCTGTTCTACGGCAATAAGACTCAATATGCTCTTCACAGTTTTCAAACTCAACTCTCCTGGACGGAGGAGAACCAAGCGAAACTAGCTGTACAAGTAAAGCCAGTCGATCCAGTGCTGGAGGCTGGCGCTCAGATACAGCAAATGATTAACGCGGAATGTATCGACGATTATAGCG ATGCGCCGAGTATGCtcatatcttttatttacaacaaCGTGCCACAAAAAATTACGATGAAACTACCGTTGAcgattaacaaattctttgaACCGACGGAAATGAATGGGGAATCGTTCTTTGCACGATGGAAAAACCTTGGAGg AGCCAACCAACAACGTTCGCAAAAGATTTTCAAGGCTCAACAACCAATAGATCTCGCGCAGGTACGCACGAAACTGCAAGGATTCGGAATGCAGTTACTCGACGGTATCGATCCTAATCCTGATAATTTCGTCTGCGCGGGTATAGTACACATGAGGGCACAACAAGTAGGATGTTTGCTGCGTTTGGAACCTAATAAACAAGCACAG ATGTTCCGTTTGACGGTGCGTTCGAGTAAGGAGTCAATGTCAGTAGAGATCTGCGACCTGCTGGTGGACCAATTTTAA
- the LOC144478216 gene encoding uncharacterized protein LOC144478216 has product MKGRVEPAPDGQQRNADESQVNTKKPFDKRKYRTQKYSNKYKINQWEERRKKAILRNYYKELDKSQHQDPKISLKTSDHNENNQQPKKVSVFHKAKQEFLRKKDEKRKKIEEIKRIKAERDEALNKYKQKRTQTYKKLSKKTKKGQPVMKDRLEILLDKIQHQVSN; this is encoded by the exons ATGAAGGGACGCGTGGAACCTGCTCCAGACGGACAACAGAGGAATGCCGACGAAAGTCAAGTGAACACGAAAAAACCATTCGACAAAAGGAAGTACAGAACGCAGAAATACAGTAACAAATACAAAA TTAATCAATGGGAGGAGCGCAGAAAGAAAGCAATTTTACGGAATTATTACAAAGAGCTTGACAAGAGCCAACATCAGGatccaaaaatttcattgaaaactaGTGAtcataatgaaaataatcaacA GCCGAAGAAAGTAAGTGTATTTCATAAAGCCAAGCAAGAATTTCTGCGTAAGAAAGATgagaagaggaaaaagatAGAGGAGATTAAACGAATAAAGGCAGAAAGAGACGAAGCTCTCAACAAGTACAAGCAAAAGCGAACACAAACTTATAAGAAACTTTCCAAAAAAACCAAAAAAGGACAACCTGTAATGAAAGATAGGttagaaatattgttggaCAAAATACAGCACCAGGTGTCCAACTAA